The Styela clava chromosome 2, kaStyClav1.hap1.2, whole genome shotgun sequence genome contains a region encoding:
- the LOC144419923 gene encoding uncharacterized protein LOC144419923: MSLHAPTKFEHSYSMLSILREMKTKMFICDFTIEIGDESFPAHRAVLAACSDYFVELFTDNPEQVKKGWYENEGLNVDSVRKCLEYMYTGEAYITMCNVKETLLAAHILKLRGLIANCVEFLGNNLSIGNCLQIKAIVKDLSLPSTFSMAEKFSVENCDVVIHTVGFQNLGIEDVANYMQNIGGYEKRWYAAISWINGDVQNKKTHLASMLKIVISVMKDGFDFLFTVMWKENLVQESLEGARIVIEACFCELNNSYITMSNCFEILELGHKYEDLCSIEKLNEVRDFMAANFNEVCKCRDFKRINYNDVCYILECSYIQCDSDEIKWKSATTWVKSSIKERKPLFRKMLKSLKLKKFGFMFFLNVILEDTLVKRSQQCTKFVLASLFSIMKVTDLNLSNWFYILERVKQYNGNVPEGILDQVIGFAAANFNEVSTSDSFVKIQHDDMKRLFGSPWVSQYSDEIQWQAVRKWITCDKESRADHLPDFLEELNIHTWSFPYLYTVVQNDILVGESRTTGGMVVSAYLYALTADDINIENCFSLLQTAKIHDTDRANVVIQKVYKFMEDNFEHVRAKQSFCGLEKEDIVVILQSPELEKWPEGLIWNSAMKWLKADIENRQASLSELLQVLKLKNYSFTFLYNYVNKEPLVSQSHIQECVDEVTKSLFSALSYSDIDVENWFSLFQLAKKYNQLCSADTMDFLKDFMVTNFEKINKEELKKDEFMGLITSPVISGKSELKWTSIMQWIKSSVIERKRFLPEMISTLNPHTLPFKLLYEAENENLVRESQICYEMIVSCLLSVTELSNIDLINWPHLLEVTRKHANLGPTNIVQHLRQYMIANFGVIYRHKAFMNLDQEDIVYLFSSHDVNATEEMKATAALEWVRANAAERTTVLPTLFNLVQLSSLDREFLKKIHGDNLVSTSCECKDLILKALLE; the protein is encoded by the coding sequence ATGTCTCTTCACGCACCAACCAAATTTGAACATTCATATTCTATGCTGTCTATTTTAAGAgaaatgaaaacaaagatgTTCATTTGCGATTTCACTATCGAGATTGGCGATGAATCTTTCCCTGCCCACCGAGCAGTATTGGCGGCATGTTCAGATTATTTTGTCGAATTGTTTACGGATAATCCTGAACAGGTCAAAAAAGGTTGGTATGAAAATGAAGGATTGAATGTGGATTCTGTAAGAAAATGCTTAGAATATATGTACACCGGGGAAGCCTATATTACAATGTGTAATGTGAAAGAAACACTTCTTGCGGCGCATATTCTGAAACTCAGAGGATTAATTGCAAACTGTGTGGAATTCTTGGGGAACAACCTATCAATTGGCAATTGTTTACAAATCAAGGCTATCGTAAAAGATCTCAGTCTTCCATCCACGTTCAGCATGGCGGAAAAATTTTCAGTAGAAAATTGTGATGTCGTTATTCATACTGTTGGCTTCCAAAACCTTGGGATAGAGGACGTCGCCAATTACATGCAAAATATTGGAGGCTACGAAAAAAGATGGTATGCGGCAATATCATGGATCAATGGAGATGTTCAAAATAAGAAAACGCATTTGGCGTCGATGTTGAAAATTGTGATTTCTGTCATGAAAGACGGATTTGATTTCCTATTTACGGTAATGTGGAAAGAAAATCTCGTGCAAGAATCTCTAGAAGGTGCAAGAATTGTTATTGAGGCTTGCTTCTGTGAGTTAAATAACTCATACATCACAATgtctaattgctttgaaattctgGAACTTGGACACAAATACGAAGATCTTTGCTCAATTGAAAAACTAAACGAGGTCCGGGATTTCATGGCGGCAAATTTTAATGAAGTTTGTAAATGTCGGGATTTCAAACGTATTAATTACAATGACGTGTGTTACATTTTGGAGTGTTCCTACATTCAATGTGACTCTGATGAAATTAAGTGGAAATCTGCAACAACCTGGGTGAAGAGTTCTATCAAAGAAAGGAAACCTCTTTTCCGTAAAATGCTAAAAAGCTTGAAGCTGAAAAAATTCggttttatgttttttctcAACGTAATTCTGGAAGATACATTAGTGAAGCGATCACAACAATGTACGAAGTTCGTATTGGCATCCCTGTTTTCAATTATGAAAGTCACAGATTTAAATTTGTCTAACTGGTTCTATATTCTCGAAAGAGTGAAGCAATATAATGGCAATGTACCAGAAGGAATCTTGGATCAAGTAATCGGATTTGCGGCAGCCAATTTCAACGAAGTCAGTACCAGTGATAGCTTTGTTAAAATACAGCATGATGACATGAAACGTCTTTTTGGATCACCGTGGGTTAGTCAATATAGTGACGAAATTCAATGGCAAGCAGTAAGAAAATGGATTACATGTGATAAAGAGTCGCGAGCTGACCATCTACCGGATTTTCTCGAAGAGCTAAACATTCATACTTGGTCTTTTCCTTATCTCTATACGGTTGTCCAAAACGATATCTTGGTGGGAGAATCGAGAACTACCGGAGGGATGGTAGTTTCGGCATATCTTTATGCCTTGACTGCAGAtgatatcaatattgaaaattgcttTTCGTTGCTTCAAACAGCAAAAATACATGATACTGATCGGGCAAATGTTGTCATCCAGAAAGTATATAAATTTATGGAGGACAACTTCGAACACGTCAGAGCAAAACAATCTTTCTGTGGTCTAGAAAAAGAAGATATTGTGGTGATTTTGCAATCACCGGAATTGGAGAAATGGCCGGAAGGATTAATTTGGAATTCGGCAATGAAATGGTTGAAAGCAGACATCGAAAATCGACAAGCGAGTTTATCTGAACTGCTACAAGTgctcaaattgaaaaattattcctTCACGTTTCTTTACAACTATGTGAATAAAGAGCCCTTGGTAAGTCAATCTCATATACAGGAATGTGTGGATGAGGTGACTAAGTCTTTGTTTTCAGCACTATCATACAGCGACATTGATGTTGAAAATTGGTTTAGTTTGTTCCAACTTGCTAAAAAATACAATCAACTTTGTTCGGCTGACACTATGGATTTTTTGAAAGACTTCATGGTGaccaattttgaaaaaataaataaagaggAACTGAAAAAGGATGAGTTCATGGGTTTAATCACTTCTCCGGTAATAAGTGGCAAATCAGAGCTGAAATGGACATCCATAATGCAATGGATAAAAAGCAGTGTGATTGAAAGGAAAAGGTTTCTTCCAGAAATGATCTCAACTTTGAACCCACACACTCTTCCTTTCAAACTTCTTTACGAGGCTGAAAATGAAAACCTTGTTCGGGAATCTCAAATATGCTATGAAATGATTGTCAGCTGTTTACTTTCAGTTACGGAATTGTCGAATATTGATTTGATAAATTGGCCGCACTTGCTCGAAGTCACACGGAAACATGCTAATCTCGGACCGACTAACATTGTCCAACATTTACGGCAATATATGATAGCAAATTTTGGCGTTATTTATCGCCATAAAGCGTTCATGAACCTGGACCAGGAGGATATTGTGTATCTTTTTTCGTCCCACGATGTGAATGCAACAGAAGAAATGAAAGCCACGGCAGCTTTGGAATGGGTTAGAGCGAACGCAGCTGAAAGAACAACTGTTCTCCCAACGTTGTTCAATCTTGTGCAACTCAGCTCGCTGGATAGggaatttctgaaaaaaattcacGGCGACAACCTTGTGTCAACATCCTGTGAGTGCAAAGATTTGATACTAAAAGCATTGTTGGAATAA